The DNA window TACCTTTCGCAGCAAGGTGGTGTTGGGGGTTGTCGTCAGTGTTCTGTTGCCGGTCGCGGCGATGGAGGTGTACTTTATCGGGTTCTCGCCGCTTCGTGGGGAAGCGCTGGAACAGGCGATTCTGATCAGTTGCCTGTCAGCGGCTGCGGCTGCGGTGTTTGCCTATTGGGTGCTCTCGACGATTCTTCGCCCGATTCTCTATACCTCGCGGCAACTGGATCGTTATCTGAATCATCGGGTGCTGCCAGAGTTGCCGGGGCACTACAAGGATGAGGTGGGCATTCTGATGTCGAACGTGAACTATTTGACGCGTTCGCTGCATGATCTGGTGCGGAGTGCCAATGAGAACGGGACGATCGATCATTTGACGGGTGTCTTTAACCGGCGGAGCGCGGAGGACCGGCTGCGGGATTCAATCGAGCTGACCCGCATCCGGCAGGGTGCGTTGAGTTTTGCGATTCTGGATCTCGATAATTTCAAGAAGCTGAATGATACGTTTGGGCATGAGTTTGGCGACTCGGTTTTGCGGCAGATTGGGGA is part of the Bryobacter aggregatus MPL3 genome and encodes:
- a CDS encoding GGDEF domain-containing protein, which produces MSRSMRFYALLDRLPLANTFRSKVVLGVVVSVLLPVAAMEVYFIGFSPLRGEALEQAILISCLSAAAAAVFAYWVLSTILRPILYTSRQLDRYLNHRVLPELPGHYKDEVGILMSNVNYLTRSLHDLVRSANENGTIDHLTGVFNRRSAEDRLRDSIELTRIRQGALSFAILDLDNFKKLNDTFGHEFGDSVLRQIGDLLRHNVRRVDWVGRWGGDEFVITIQGGETEAAAMLSRICEAARKKSFLAPDGSLQRVTFSCGVSEWHDPLDSQKIFHQADEALYCAKRLGRDQIQFWGEVTFA